One Streptomyces sp. ML-6 genomic region harbors:
- a CDS encoding DinB family protein, whose translation MARMNDQPARWTQATVYPDMWADPDDDPRDNDGASPEGELATLDDFLSGYRMTLRMKCEGLDPEQLARRSVPPSTMSLLGLVRHLAEVERDWRNWISDGDPLPKLYGRRDADFDEAVADQAVVDAAYADLEREQAATDAALAAHPDLGERLGKDRTSVRELMVHRIEEYARHCGHADLLRECVDGRVGQ comes from the coding sequence ATGGCACGCATGAACGATCAACCCGCGCGATGGACCCAGGCGACCGTCTACCCCGACATGTGGGCCGACCCCGATGACGATCCCCGTGACAACGACGGGGCGAGCCCGGAAGGCGAACTCGCCACGCTGGACGACTTCCTGTCGGGGTATCGGATGACCCTGCGGATGAAGTGCGAGGGCCTGGACCCCGAGCAGTTGGCCCGGCGGTCGGTTCCGCCGTCGACGATGTCGCTGCTCGGCCTGGTCCGGCACCTGGCCGAGGTGGAGCGGGACTGGCGCAACTGGATCAGTGACGGCGATCCGCTGCCGAAGCTGTACGGCAGGCGCGACGCGGACTTCGACGAGGCCGTCGCCGACCAGGCCGTGGTGGACGCCGCGTACGCGGACCTGGAACGCGAACAGGCCGCGACCGACGCCGCGTTGGCCGCGCATCCGGATCTGGGCGAGCGGCTGGGGAAGGACCGGACCTCGGTCCGGGAGCTGATGGTGCACCGGATCGAGGAGTACGCCCGCCACTGCGGGCACGCCGACCTGTTGCGCGAGTGCGTCGACGGCAGGGTGGGGCAGTAG
- a CDS encoding GNAT family protein produces MTVLRGASVSLRPTVREDVPALAAIRATPEVRARWRGGDDLEAEISADLEDSDSRHLTIEYQQRIVGMIQWHAEEEPDYRHAGIDLFLDPAVHGRGLGTDAVRTLARHLVDDHDYHRLVIDPAADNAVAIRCYSKVGFRPVGVMRQYERDMDGTWHDGLLMDLLAAELVR; encoded by the coding sequence ATGACTGTGCTGCGTGGTGCTTCCGTCTCCCTTCGGCCCACTGTTCGCGAGGACGTTCCCGCCCTGGCCGCCATTCGGGCCACTCCCGAGGTGCGGGCGCGATGGAGGGGTGGGGACGATCTCGAGGCGGAGATCTCGGCCGACCTCGAAGACTCCGACAGCCGGCATCTGACCATCGAGTACCAGCAGCGGATCGTCGGCATGATTCAGTGGCACGCCGAGGAAGAGCCCGACTACCGGCACGCCGGCATCGACCTCTTTCTCGATCCCGCCGTGCACGGCAGGGGGTTGGGCACCGACGCCGTGCGGACGTTGGCCCGCCATCTTGTCGACGACCACGACTACCACCGACTGGTCATCGATCCGGCAGCCGACAACGCGGTGGCGATCCGCTGCTACAGCAAGGTGGGTTTCCGGCCGGTCGGCGTCATGCGGCAGTACGAGCGTGACATGGACGGCACTTGGCACGACGGCCTCCTGATGGACCTTCTGGCTGCCGAACTGGTGCGCTGA
- a CDS encoding YceI family protein: MALFNRKNNNNVPAATATPAVDPALAALTGDYTIDPAHSSIGFIVRHAMVTNVRGTFGDHEGTLKLDGSDPANSTASIDIRIASVDTGIADRDAHLVSGDFFDAEKFPLMTFRSTKAEQLGGDDYRVTGDLTIKDITRPLSIDLEFNGSATDVYGNERVGFEGSATILRSDWGLTWNAALETGGVMVSDKVKLTFDISAIKAAAPQA, translated from the coding sequence ATGGCTCTGTTCAACCGCAAGAACAACAACAACGTCCCGGCCGCCACCGCCACCCCCGCCGTGGACCCGGCGCTGGCCGCCCTCACCGGTGACTACACGATCGACCCGGCCCACAGCAGCATCGGCTTCATCGTGCGCCACGCCATGGTCACCAACGTGCGCGGCACCTTCGGCGACCACGAGGGCACCCTGAAGCTGGACGGCTCCGACCCGGCGAACTCCACCGCCTCGATCGACATCCGGATCGCCAGCGTCGACACCGGCATCGCCGACCGCGACGCCCACCTGGTCAGCGGCGACTTCTTCGACGCCGAGAAGTTCCCCCTCATGACGTTCCGCTCCACCAAGGCCGAGCAGCTCGGCGGCGACGACTACCGCGTCACCGGCGACCTCACGATCAAGGACATCACGCGCCCGCTCTCCATCGACCTGGAGTTCAACGGCTCCGCCACCGACGTCTACGGCAACGAGCGCGTCGGCTTCGAGGGCAGCGCGACCATCCTGCGCTCCGACTGGGGCCTGACCTGGAACGCGGCGCTGGAGACCGGCGGCGTGATGGTCAGCGACAAGGTCAAGCTCACCTTCGACATCTCCGCCATCAAGGCCGCCGCCCCGCAGGCCTGA
- a CDS encoding aminoglycoside phosphotransferase family protein: MRSRMPFGEELRAELGVPSRAVRLDSSPRSRVWRAELSGTPVVVKQLIDGPEATERYAREVAALRLASRVDPPVVPTLLGTDPEARVLVLEHVEHRPPREDWVIDYATALARLHAATNADDAGKLPAWSGPTRKDIDSFLALAATLDVAVPSGVRTELEGLLDRLTRPRGQALLHGDPCPGNDMHTGDGVRFIDFEQAALGDGLVELAYLRIGFPTCWCSTAPPPPLLAEAETAYRTTWRDVTGTDAPDDLTDACAGWLLRGDALVQRAHRGTTDHLARLPHRDWKWGPATARQRLVHRLGTVSRMTDGGGSALEELGRLAEALRQRMLTRWPGLRPLPSQRP, encoded by the coding sequence ATGCGGTCGAGAATGCCCTTCGGGGAGGAACTGCGGGCCGAACTCGGCGTGCCGAGCAGGGCAGTCCGGCTGGACAGCAGCCCCCGGTCACGAGTGTGGCGGGCCGAGCTGTCCGGTACGCCCGTGGTGGTCAAGCAGCTGATCGACGGCCCGGAGGCCACCGAGAGGTACGCGCGCGAGGTGGCCGCGCTGCGCCTCGCGTCCCGGGTCGATCCGCCCGTGGTCCCGACGCTCCTCGGCACCGACCCGGAGGCACGGGTCCTGGTCCTCGAACACGTGGAGCACCGGCCGCCCCGCGAGGACTGGGTGATCGACTACGCCACGGCACTGGCCCGGCTCCACGCGGCCACAAACGCCGACGACGCGGGCAAGCTGCCCGCCTGGTCCGGCCCGACCCGGAAGGACATCGACTCCTTCCTCGCCCTCGCCGCGACGCTCGACGTCGCGGTGCCGTCCGGCGTACGGACCGAACTCGAAGGGCTCCTGGATCGTCTGACCCGCCCCCGGGGCCAGGCCCTGCTGCACGGCGACCCCTGCCCCGGCAACGACATGCACACCGGCGACGGCGTCCGGTTCATCGACTTCGAGCAGGCCGCCCTGGGCGACGGCCTCGTGGAACTCGCCTACCTCCGCATCGGCTTCCCGACCTGCTGGTGCTCCACCGCCCCGCCCCCACCCCTGCTGGCCGAGGCGGAGACCGCCTACCGCACGACATGGCGCGACGTCACGGGTACCGACGCCCCGGACGACCTCACCGACGCCTGCGCCGGCTGGCTCCTGCGGGGCGACGCCCTGGTCCAGCGGGCCCACCGGGGAACCACCGACCACCTGGCCCGGCTCCCGCACAGGGACTGGAAATGGGGCCCGGCAACGGCCCGGCAACGACTCGTCCACCGCCTCGGAACCGTCAGCCGGATGACCGACGGCGGCGGCAGCGCTCTCGAAGAGCTGGGACGACTTGCCGAGGCCCTCCGGCAACGCATGCTCACCCGATGGCCCGGACTCCGCCCCTTGCCCTCACAACGACCGTAG
- a CDS encoding ALF repeat-containing protein, whose protein sequence is MRLTRAALAVAAGTLAPALLLSTPSFAAAQPAPSPAATTTAPDAGPAEDSPYDSMTEEELRAEIARILADPESGRGVLREAQEAMDGTIDDMRYFLETGWAIAQAEDDRVAVARILADPNIGKAVYREAQKALDGTAEDVRYFLETGWAIAQAEDDRVAVARILADPNIGKAVYREAQKALDGTAEDVRYFLETGWAIAQAEDDRVAVARILADPNIGKAVYREAQKALDGTAEDVRYFLETGLRLAQAEDDRVAIARILADPGISDALRAAAEEAIDGTPEELRHFLEVGQYEADGRTPPTSG, encoded by the coding sequence GTGAGACTGACCCGTGCGGCGCTGGCCGTGGCCGCAGGCACCCTGGCCCCGGCCCTGCTGCTCTCCACCCCGTCCTTTGCCGCCGCACAGCCGGCCCCTTCCCCGGCCGCCACCACGACGGCCCCCGACGCGGGCCCGGCCGAGGACTCCCCCTACGACTCGATGACGGAGGAGGAACTCCGCGCCGAGATCGCCCGCATCCTGGCCGACCCCGAGAGCGGCAGGGGCGTGCTCCGTGAGGCCCAGGAGGCCATGGACGGCACGATCGACGACATGCGGTACTTCCTGGAGACCGGCTGGGCGATTGCTCAGGCGGAGGATGACCGGGTGGCGGTCGCGCGGATTCTCGCGGACCCGAACATCGGGAAGGCGGTGTACCGGGAGGCGCAGAAGGCCTTGGACGGCACGGCCGAGGACGTGCGCTACTTCCTGGAGACCGGCTGGGCGATTGCTCAGGCGGAGGATGACCGGGTGGCGGTCGCGCGGATTCTCGCGGACCCGAACATCGGGAAGGCGGTGTACCGGGAGGCGCAGAAGGCCTTGGACGGCACGGCCGAGGACGTGCGCTACTTCCTGGAGACCGGCTGGGCGATTGCTCAGGCGGAGGATGACCGGGTGGCGGTCGCGCGGATTCTCGCGGACCCGAACATCGGGAAGGCGGTGTACCGGGAGGCGCAGAAGGCCTTGGACGGCACGGCCGAGGACGTGCGCTACTTCCTGGAGACCGGACTCCGGCTTGCCCAGGCGGAGGACGACCGGGTGGCGATCGCGCGCATCCTGGCCGACCCCGGCATCAGCGACGCCCTGCGCGCGGCGGCCGAGGAGGCCATCGACGGCACCCCGGAGGAACTGCGTCACTTCCTGGAAGTCGGCCAGTACGAGGCGGACGGCCGGACCCCGCCGACCTCGGGCTGA
- the cimA gene encoding citramalate synthase has translation MTTKAKATDDSFHVFDTTLRDGAQREGINLTVADKLTIARHLDDFGVGFIEGGWPGANPRDTEFFARARQEIEFENAELVAFGATRRAGGRAAEDPQVKALLESGAPVITLVAKSHDRHVELALRTTLEENLEMVRDTVSFLREQGRRVFVDCEHFFDGYRANPEYAKSVVRAAAEAGADVVILCDTNGGMLPAQVHAVVSTVLADTGARLGIHAQDDTGCAVANTLAAVDAGATHVQCTANGYGERVGNANLFPVVAALELKYGKSVLPEGALADMTRVSHAIAEVVNLTPSTHQPYVGVSAFAHKAGLHASAIKVDPDLYQHIDPALVGNTMRMLVSDMAGRASIELKGKELGIDLGGDRELVGRVVERVKERELKGYSYEAADASFELLLRAEAEGRPRRYFRTESWRAIVENRPDGTHANEATVKLWAKGERIVATAEGNGPVNALDRALRVALERLHPQLAKLELTDYKVRILEGRTGTESTTRVLITTADGTGEWSTVGVADNVIAASWQALEDAYTYGLLRAGVEPTE, from the coding sequence ATGACCACCAAGGCCAAGGCCACCGACGACAGCTTCCACGTCTTCGACACCACACTGCGCGACGGAGCCCAGCGTGAAGGCATCAACCTGACGGTCGCGGACAAGCTGACCATCGCCCGGCACCTGGACGACTTCGGCGTCGGCTTCATCGAGGGCGGCTGGCCCGGCGCCAACCCCCGCGACACCGAGTTCTTCGCCCGCGCGCGGCAGGAGATCGAGTTCGAGAACGCCGAACTGGTCGCCTTCGGCGCCACCCGCAGGGCCGGCGGCAGGGCCGCCGAGGACCCCCAGGTCAAGGCCCTGCTGGAATCCGGCGCCCCGGTGATCACGCTGGTCGCCAAGTCCCACGACCGCCACGTGGAACTCGCACTGCGCACCACGCTGGAGGAGAACCTGGAGATGGTCCGCGACACCGTCTCCTTCCTCCGGGAGCAGGGCCGCCGGGTCTTCGTCGACTGCGAGCACTTCTTCGACGGCTACCGCGCCAACCCCGAGTACGCCAAGTCCGTCGTCCGCGCCGCCGCCGAGGCGGGCGCCGACGTCGTCATCCTCTGCGACACCAACGGCGGCATGCTCCCCGCCCAGGTCCACGCGGTCGTCTCCACCGTCCTCGCAGACACCGGCGCCCGGCTCGGCATCCACGCCCAGGACGACACCGGCTGCGCCGTCGCCAACACCCTCGCCGCCGTCGACGCGGGCGCCACCCACGTCCAGTGCACCGCCAACGGCTACGGCGAACGGGTCGGCAACGCCAACCTCTTCCCCGTCGTCGCCGCGCTGGAACTCAAGTACGGCAAGAGCGTCCTCCCCGAGGGCGCCCTCGCCGACATGACCCGCGTCTCGCACGCCATCGCCGAGGTCGTCAATCTGACGCCCTCCACCCACCAGCCCTATGTGGGTGTATCCGCCTTCGCCCACAAGGCCGGACTGCACGCCTCCGCGATCAAGGTCGACCCCGATCTGTACCAGCACATCGACCCCGCCCTGGTCGGCAACACGATGCGGATGCTCGTCTCCGACATGGCGGGCCGCGCCTCCATCGAGCTCAAGGGCAAGGAGCTCGGCATCGACCTCGGCGGCGACCGCGAGCTCGTCGGCCGGGTCGTGGAGCGGGTCAAGGAGCGCGAGCTCAAGGGCTACAGCTACGAGGCCGCCGACGCCTCCTTCGAACTGCTGCTGCGCGCCGAGGCCGAGGGCCGCCCCCGCCGCTACTTCCGCACCGAGTCCTGGCGCGCCATCGTCGAGAACCGCCCCGACGGCACGCACGCCAACGAGGCGACCGTGAAGCTCTGGGCCAAGGGCGAGCGGATCGTCGCCACCGCCGAGGGCAACGGCCCGGTCAACGCCCTCGACCGGGCGCTGCGGGTCGCCCTCGAACGGCTCCACCCGCAGCTCGCCAAGCTGGAGCTGACCGACTACAAGGTCCGCATCCTGGAGGGCCGCACCGGCACCGAGTCCACCACCCGCGTCCTCATCACCACGGCCGACGGCACCGGCGAATGGTCCACGGTCGGCGTCGCCGACAACGTCATCGCCGCGTCCTGGCAGGCGCTGGAGGACGCGTACACCTACGGCCTCCTGCGGGCCGGCGTCGAGCCCACGGAATAA
- a CDS encoding SpoIIE family protein phosphatase: protein MAGQVFCLVLLLVLLLVTAGMVALFVQGRQDSMDEARARTLSVAETFAHSPGVVPALESANPTAILQPHAEQVREQTRVEYVVVANTRGIRYTHPDPERIGKHFVGPYKEALDGEGFTRTFAGIHGPSVNSVVPIERSDGTVIGLVSVGISVETVNSAADRSIPPSLAVAAIALALTTGAAALVTRRLRRQTHGLEPAEMTRMYEHHDAVLHAVREGVLILDADHRLTLANDEARRLLDLPPDAEGRAVTELGLAPGTAALLASGGSVSDEVLRSGNRLLAVNLRPTDERGGPPGTVVTLRDTTELRAVTGQAESVTERLLLLYEASARIGTTLDVTRTAQELADVATPGFADATTVDLVGPLPQGEDPAVSADGGLEMRRTAIAAPERGQPLYPLGRKVGFVPSRTRAVHVRLDAEDLEHEVVARIGRRYWDPERVRNLMDHGFHSMISVPLHARGVILGLVNFWRMDDSERFDDDDLSFAEELVARAAVSLDNARRYTREHEMAVTLQRNLLPRGVPDQSALDVAHRYLPARAGVGGDWYDVIPLSGARVALVVGDVVGHGVHAAATMGRLRTGIHNFSALDLAPDELLGHLDELVARIDREEAAADGGVEIAGATCLYAIYDGVSGNCAVARAGHPAPLLVLPDGTVECPDVPAGLPLGVGSMPFEATEFHVPEGSRLVLYTDGLVEGRARDIETGLELLRDCLVGRDRTPEQTCDDVLAAMLPEQPGDDVALLVARTHVLDPDQVARWPVATDPAAVAGVRKKVAQWLTARGLYEEAFTTELILSELVTNAVRYGEGPIEVRLLYDRNLICEVSDTSSTAPHLRYAATTDEGGRGLFLVAQFAARWGTRYTETGKVIWSEQTVGESDGEGPVGAGLFGDDLFGDDEADGVDEADGGAPDEGARGDGARGEDVRGEGARGDGALGGGVFSGGSSGRPDPR from the coding sequence GTGGCCGGCCAGGTCTTCTGCCTCGTGCTCCTCCTCGTCCTGCTGCTCGTCACGGCGGGCATGGTCGCCCTGTTCGTGCAGGGCCGCCAGGACAGCATGGACGAGGCCCGCGCCCGTACCCTGAGCGTGGCCGAGACCTTCGCCCACTCGCCGGGCGTCGTGCCCGCGCTGGAGAGCGCGAACCCCACCGCGATCCTGCAGCCGCACGCCGAGCAGGTCCGTGAGCAGACCCGGGTGGAGTACGTCGTCGTCGCCAACACGCGCGGCATCCGCTACACCCATCCCGACCCCGAACGGATCGGCAAGCACTTCGTGGGCCCGTACAAGGAGGCGCTGGACGGGGAGGGCTTCACTCGGACCTTCGCCGGAATCCACGGCCCCTCCGTCAACTCCGTGGTGCCCATCGAACGGTCCGACGGCACGGTCATCGGCCTGGTCTCCGTGGGGATCAGCGTCGAGACGGTGAACAGCGCGGCGGACCGCTCCATCCCGCCGAGCCTGGCGGTCGCGGCGATCGCCCTCGCCCTCACCACGGGCGCCGCCGCCCTGGTCACCAGGCGACTGCGCCGTCAGACCCACGGGCTCGAACCGGCCGAGATGACCCGCATGTACGAGCACCACGACGCGGTGCTGCACGCGGTCCGCGAGGGCGTCCTCATCCTCGACGCCGACCACCGGCTGACCCTCGCCAACGACGAGGCCCGCCGCCTGCTCGACCTTCCCCCGGACGCCGAGGGCCGGGCGGTCACGGAGCTCGGCCTCGCCCCCGGCACGGCGGCCCTGCTCGCCTCCGGCGGGAGCGTCAGCGACGAGGTGCTGCGCTCCGGCAACCGGCTGCTGGCCGTGAACCTGCGCCCGACCGACGAGCGCGGCGGACCGCCCGGCACGGTGGTGACCCTGCGCGACACCACGGAACTGCGCGCCGTGACCGGGCAGGCGGAGTCCGTGACCGAACGGCTGCTGCTCCTCTACGAGGCGAGCGCCCGGATCGGCACCACCCTGGACGTGACCCGGACGGCCCAGGAGCTGGCGGACGTGGCCACGCCCGGCTTCGCCGACGCCACGACCGTGGACCTGGTCGGCCCGTTGCCGCAGGGCGAGGACCCGGCCGTGTCGGCCGACGGGGGGCTGGAGATGCGGCGCACCGCCATCGCGGCCCCGGAGAGGGGCCAACCCCTGTACCCGCTCGGCCGGAAGGTCGGCTTCGTGCCCTCCCGGACCAGGGCCGTGCACGTGCGGCTCGACGCGGAGGACCTGGAGCACGAGGTCGTCGCCCGGATAGGGCGGCGGTACTGGGACCCCGAGCGGGTCCGGAACCTCATGGACCACGGGTTCCACTCGATGATCTCCGTACCGCTGCACGCCCGCGGAGTCATCCTGGGACTGGTGAACTTCTGGCGGATGGACGACTCGGAACGGTTCGACGACGACGACCTGTCCTTCGCCGAGGAACTGGTGGCCCGCGCGGCCGTCAGCCTGGACAACGCCCGCCGCTACACCCGCGAGCACGAGATGGCCGTGACCCTGCAGCGCAACCTGCTGCCGCGCGGGGTGCCCGACCAGAGTGCCCTCGACGTCGCCCACCGCTACCTCCCGGCGCGGGCCGGGGTGGGCGGCGACTGGTACGACGTGATCCCGCTGTCCGGCGCCCGGGTCGCGCTGGTCGTCGGCGACGTGGTCGGCCACGGGGTGCACGCCGCGGCCACCATGGGGCGGCTGCGCACCGGCATCCACAACTTCTCCGCGCTGGACCTCGCCCCCGACGAGCTGCTCGGCCACCTCGACGAACTGGTCGCCCGGATCGACCGGGAGGAGGCCGCCGCCGACGGCGGCGTCGAGATCGCCGGGGCCACCTGCCTGTACGCGATCTACGACGGCGTGTCCGGGAACTGCGCGGTGGCCAGGGCGGGCCATCCCGCGCCGCTGCTGGTGCTGCCCGACGGCACCGTCGAGTGCCCCGACGTCCCGGCCGGACTCCCGCTCGGCGTCGGCAGCATGCCCTTCGAGGCGACCGAGTTCCACGTACCGGAGGGCAGCCGTCTGGTGCTCTACACGGACGGTCTGGTCGAGGGGCGGGCCCGGGACATCGAGACCGGCCTGGAGCTGCTGCGCGACTGCCTCGTCGGCCGTGACCGGACGCCCGAGCAGACCTGCGACGACGTGCTGGCCGCGATGCTGCCCGAGCAGCCGGGCGACGACGTCGCCCTGCTCGTGGCCCGTACCCACGTCCTCGACCCGGATCAGGTCGCGCGCTGGCCGGTGGCCACCGACCCGGCGGCCGTCGCCGGGGTGCGCAAGAAGGTCGCCCAGTGGCTCACCGCCCGGGGTCTTTACGAGGAGGCGTTCACCACCGAACTGATCCTCAGCGAACTGGTCACCAACGCGGTGCGCTATGGCGAGGGCCCCATCGAGGTGCGCCTGCTGTACGACCGCAACCTGATCTGCGAGGTCTCCGACACCAGCAGCACCGCCCCGCACCTGCGGTACGCGGCGACGACGGACGAGGGCGGCCGGGGCCTGTTCCTCGTCGCCCAGTTCGCCGCACGCTGGGGCACCCGCTACACGGAGACCGGCAAGGTCATCTGGTCGGAGCAGACGGTCGGCGAGTCGGACGGGGAGGGCCCGGTGGGGGCGGGCCTGTTCGGCGACGACCTGTTCGGCGACGACGAGGCGGACGGCGTGGACGAGGCGGACGGCGGGGCGCCGGACGAGGGCGCGCGTGGTGACGGTGCGCGTGGTGAGGACGTGCGTGGTGAGGGCGCGCGTGGTGATGGTGCGCTCGGCGGAGGTGTGTTCAGCGGCGGGTCCTCGGGCCGTCCGGATCCTCGGTGA
- a CDS encoding LamG domain-containing protein, translating into MEERTEREAAPKPPTITFDPTGPYTPCTANSCVPGGKPGQAGSFTLGPAAGDVNTAYRYKLSTDDSWSPYIPGATVKIAPVPPRSGLITLQVEAKDAHGPGAANSVDFAVKEGDGPVGRWNFHDAGDEAIDSSTTDPQLQDNATLAGGAARTGQGRRGEITVTPATDTTPVEKVTDSGLALDGTTGHAATAGPVVDTRASYTVAAWVRLGTDSRDATVMGQNGANRSPFLLGYEQSTKKWSFREADSDAPTGDAVSYQRVTSKNQAVPKVWTHLAGVFNSVDNTISLYVNGELQGTTPFTTAWAATGPLQIGRVQSAGMYTDYFPGVIDEVAVWQEALTEVQVKQESKLLGADGKPSAELVASWNPAQATGTSLPNNAPAYDGALSLSSGASLVDGKLVLDGRSGAGSTPGPVIDDSGSFTVTAQALVDGAAIMEKPNGYKAQILGQRTATGSSWSLWFEKTGIVQEPELDEDGELVLDENGNPVTKPVPVGRWHFGRLTADGTGTSVVSKDEAALDSEVRLTGVYDAQDGTIELYLAANPQSGGNTPYTAQVGSGEFSVGKGYLGSWGNYLPGRIGDIRIWAGALSDAGQVSDIVGT; encoded by the coding sequence GTGGAGGAGCGCACCGAGCGGGAGGCGGCGCCCAAGCCCCCGACCATCACGTTCGACCCCACCGGCCCGTACACCCCGTGCACGGCGAACTCCTGTGTCCCGGGAGGCAAGCCCGGCCAGGCGGGGTCCTTCACTCTCGGCCCGGCGGCGGGGGACGTCAACACCGCGTACCGGTACAAGCTCTCCACCGATGACTCGTGGTCGCCCTACATCCCCGGGGCGACCGTGAAGATCGCTCCGGTACCCCCGAGATCGGGTCTGATAACCCTGCAGGTGGAAGCGAAGGACGCGCACGGTCCCGGCGCCGCCAACTCCGTCGACTTCGCCGTCAAGGAGGGCGACGGACCGGTCGGACGATGGAACTTCCACGACGCGGGCGACGAGGCGATCGACTCCTCCACCACCGACCCGCAGCTCCAGGACAACGCCACCCTGGCCGGCGGCGCGGCCCGAACCGGCCAGGGGCGCCGTGGTGAGATCACGGTCACCCCGGCCACGGACACCACTCCGGTGGAGAAGGTGACGGACAGCGGCCTCGCCCTCGACGGCACCACCGGCCACGCCGCGACAGCCGGCCCCGTCGTCGACACCCGTGCCTCGTACACGGTGGCCGCATGGGTCCGCCTGGGCACGGATTCGCGGGACGCCACCGTGATGGGGCAGAACGGTGCGAACCGCAGTCCGTTCCTCCTGGGCTACGAGCAGAGCACCAAGAAGTGGTCGTTCCGCGAGGCGGACAGCGACGCACCCACCGGAGATGCGGTGTCCTACCAGCGGGTCACCTCCAAGAACCAGGCCGTTCCGAAGGTGTGGACCCATCTGGCGGGCGTGTTCAACTCCGTCGACAACACGATCAGCCTGTACGTCAACGGCGAGCTCCAGGGCACCACCCCGTTCACGACGGCCTGGGCGGCGACCGGTCCGCTGCAGATCGGCCGCGTTCAGTCGGCCGGTATGTACACGGATTACTTCCCGGGCGTGATCGATGAAGTGGCGGTGTGGCAGGAGGCACTGACCGAGGTACAGGTGAAGCAGGAGAGCAAGCTCCTCGGCGCGGACGGAAAGCCGTCCGCGGAACTCGTCGCCTCATGGAACCCCGCTCAAGCCACTGGTACCTCGCTGCCCAACAACGCACCGGCTTACGACGGCGCCCTGTCGCTCTCCTCGGGCGCCTCGCTGGTCGACGGCAAGCTGGTGCTGGACGGCAGGTCGGGTGCCGGGAGCACACCGGGTCCTGTGATCGATGACTCGGGTTCGTTCACGGTGACGGCGCAGGCGCTCGTCGACGGGGCAGCGATCATGGAGAAGCCGAACGGCTACAAGGCCCAGATCCTCGGACAGCGCACGGCCACCGGATCTTCTTGGAGTCTGTGGTTCGAGAAGACCGGCATCGTTCAGGAACCGGAGCTCGACGAGGACGGCGAACTGGTCCTCGACGAGAACGGCAATCCCGTGACCAAGCCGGTGCCGGTCGGGCGTTGGCACTTCGGCCGCCTGACCGCAGACGGCACAGGGACATCGGTCGTCAGCAAGGATGAAGCCGCCCTGGACTCCGAGGTCCGTCTCACCGGTGTCTACGACGCGCAAGACGGAACCATTGAGCTCTATCTCGCTGCGAATCCTCAAAGCGGCGGGAACACGCCCTACACCGCACAGGTCGGCAGCGGTGAGTTCTCCGTCGGCAAGGGATACCTCGGATCCTGGGGCAACTACCTGCCCGGGCGGATCGGCGACATCCGGATCTGGGCAGGAGCGCTGAGCGACGCAGGCCAAGTGAGCGACATCGTCGGTACCTGA
- a CDS encoding DUF397 domain-containing protein: MTRAAHPAPRTAVLAWFKSSYSSDQGGACLEVAYNWRKSSYSSDQGGDCVEVAPHPAAVHIRDSKVTDGPVLTVPPAAWTAFLNATV, from the coding sequence ATGACCCGCGCAGCACACCCGGCCCCTCGTACCGCCGTCCTCGCCTGGTTCAAGTCCAGCTACAGCAGCGACCAAGGCGGCGCCTGCCTCGAAGTCGCCTACAACTGGCGCAAGTCGAGCTACAGCAGCGACCAGGGCGGCGACTGCGTGGAGGTGGCCCCCCACCCCGCCGCCGTCCACATCCGCGACTCCAAGGTAACCGACGGCCCCGTCCTTACCGTTCCCCCCGCCGCCTGGACCGCCTTCCTGAACGCCACGGTCTGA